The following are from one region of the Sphingomonas oryzagri genome:
- a CDS encoding catalase family peroxidase produces the protein MDERNAPAGDAETYRIERLLAPRNLTAVAGIGILLAGAATGFAYVGGWLSPSRLTPARIVDQFERTNGLHPGFRRNHPKGVCFSGWFESDGSGRELSRAKLFAPGRTPIFGRFAIANGQPALPDMPAVVHSMAVNFTQADGQFWRTGMNGIPVFPVPDVQDFTAQLAAATPDPKTGKPDPARMKAFLASHPASARAIAIIKATPLASAFANTSYNSLDAFVFVNADGRSTPVRWSMVAEDPFQAAPTPPPPGTKPAAKPAGDPNAQFTALLDRIHRGPIRWRLVATIGQPGDPTNDPSIAWPAGRRQVQLGVLSVNRLEDEADGACRDVTFDPLILPDGIRPSDDPILSARSAAYAQSFRRRAGEPAPVSAVRFPSSAGSVR, from the coding sequence ATGGATGAGCGGAACGCACCAGCCGGTGACGCGGAGACCTACCGGATCGAACGTCTGCTGGCCCCGAGGAACCTGACGGCCGTGGCGGGGATCGGCATCCTGCTCGCCGGCGCCGCGACCGGTTTCGCTTATGTCGGTGGTTGGCTCTCGCCATCGCGGCTGACCCCGGCGCGGATCGTGGACCAGTTCGAGCGGACCAACGGCCTGCACCCCGGCTTCCGCCGCAACCACCCGAAGGGCGTGTGCTTCAGCGGCTGGTTCGAGAGTGATGGCAGCGGCCGGGAACTGTCCAGGGCCAAGCTCTTCGCTCCCGGTCGGACGCCGATCTTCGGCCGCTTCGCGATCGCCAACGGACAACCCGCTCTCCCTGATATGCCAGCCGTCGTGCACAGCATGGCGGTGAACTTCACGCAGGCCGACGGCCAGTTCTGGCGCACCGGCATGAACGGCATCCCGGTCTTCCCGGTCCCCGACGTACAGGACTTCACGGCCCAACTCGCCGCCGCGACGCCCGATCCCAAGACCGGAAAGCCCGATCCCGCCCGCATGAAGGCGTTCCTCGCAAGCCACCCGGCCAGCGCGCGCGCCATCGCCATCATCAAGGCGACGCCGCTTGCCTCGGCCTTCGCCAACACCAGCTACAACAGCCTCGACGCCTTCGTCTTCGTGAATGCCGATGGCCGCTCGACGCCCGTGCGGTGGAGCATGGTGGCGGAAGATCCCTTCCAGGCAGCGCCAACCCCGCCGCCGCCGGGCACCAAGCCGGCCGCGAAGCCGGCCGGCGATCCCAACGCCCAGTTCACGGCCCTGCTCGACCGGATACACAGGGGGCCGATCCGCTGGCGCCTCGTGGCGACGATCGGGCAGCCGGGCGATCCGACCAACGATCCCTCGATCGCCTGGCCCGCGGGACGCCGTCAGGTCCAGCTCGGCGTGCTGTCGGTGAACCGGCTGGAGGACGAGGCGGACGGCGCCTGCCGCGACGTGACCTTCGATCCGCTGATCCTGCCGGACGGCATCCGGCCGTCGGACGATCCGATCCTGAGCGCGCGGTCCGCCGCCTATGCGCAATCCTTCCGGCGACGCGCCGGCGAACCGGCGCCCGTGAGCGCCGTCCGCTTCCCCTCCAGCGCCGGGAGTGTCCGCTGA
- a CDS encoding cytochrome b, whose protein sequence is MDRSPPFSAFARLLHWVMAAMIVAMLFIGIGMVSSDTHYGALVAIHRPLGILILTLAAIRLVYRLFNPAPPLPAAMPVPIKAVAHLSHYLLYALMFAVPIVGWSMLSAGGYPIVLIGALHLPPIVPHDLGLYAVLREAHTVLAILLFLTVLAHLGAALMHAFVFRDGVFGSMATLRSGRRRPSGPA, encoded by the coding sequence ATGGACCGCTCGCCCCCCTTCTCCGCCTTCGCCCGGCTGCTGCACTGGGTCATGGCGGCCATGATCGTCGCGATGCTGTTCATCGGCATCGGCATGGTCTCGTCGGACACCCATTACGGCGCGCTCGTCGCGATCCACCGGCCGCTCGGTATTCTCATTCTGACATTGGCAGCCATCCGCTTGGTCTATCGCCTGTTCAACCCTGCCCCGCCGCTGCCGGCCGCCATGCCGGTGCCGATCAAGGCCGTCGCGCACCTGTCTCATTACCTGCTCTACGCGCTGATGTTCGCCGTGCCGATCGTCGGGTGGAGCATGCTGTCGGCGGGCGGCTATCCCATCGTGCTGATCGGCGCGCTGCACCTGCCGCCCATCGTGCCGCACGATCTCGGCCTCTACGCGGTGTTGCGAGAGGCGCATACGGTCCTCGCCATCCTGCTTTTCCTCACCGTGCTCGCCCATCTCGGCGCGGCGCTGATGCACGCCTTCGTGTTCCGCGACGGCGTGTTCGGGAGCATGGCGACGCTCCGCTCGGGGCGACGCCGACCGAGCGGTCCGGCCTGA
- a CDS encoding DUF3857 domain-containing protein, which yields MASFLAIPGHTADSGAATAPDTKLSMSARTIPAEPVPSWIRERTIPEATKARLDGAQDGIAYLLSDEQYRTRADGHDSWFRLSTEVTNRSGLEAAGQISITYDPGFESVGVNFVHLIRNGKIIDLTGSTQFRVVEHEEDLDDGIVSGTLKAIANLPDVRVGDIIDYATTTHTRTSLWPGHAFYHLSQRYSDPLAMRALRFVWPAGMAPDVKAINSDVSVARHTSADGTDWEWTAIDPPAMQAEDDVPYTAFQWGRIDISTMKDWAELARWATGLYQGDESLPQDFSARLDAIAKAFPAPGDRLTEAARYVQDNIRYVGEEMGEGSYVPRRPSTVLARGYGDCKDKSLLLAVALRRLGIDAVPALAATKTGDRLPDRLPSPLDFDHVVVRAVIDGKVMWIDATGTHRGGRGTAIVPADFGYALPIRVGQTGLEHMDGYATHVGDVSIVEQFSVDETSATPLTLHVETRSTGARADSSRATWAASSVAKIADGNVEFYRRRFPGLVESKPLQLSDDRDGNTTTMIENYSMSRDAFAKAGILAKMITRAYLLQGVLPDRQPNPRVQPLGLNYDLVDEQTIDLHVKGRVLDPMADLDTKAGPIAFSRHTTKLPDGLRMVYRLDTGPRYFVSAKDAEAVYAVSDRIKDETGIEFYLDKSPQAAPVPQGIDAASWEPIRPDMAKAGDLMQKTDQPSKLAALSLLSALSDKVAHPSAVAGLIDGMKGAVLSDLQRPQAALAALQSSAAQYQGNAAILRLWIAYELDLGTGESVAAAMQKVAKSQPDALAGIDRQWVRIAMQKVQKLPSAKREAARGDMCMALAGVGWQQQPRTDFGDDTLGCAITAESLRGDLSDARAGLAKDPPTDTLVTLAIDRRHQALWPDIDRNAGDGFRKSLESEADRATAAAKASPKDYEVVAHQMQALRALGRFADALQAGEALARDKTQIEVTGNDAFWLVNEYASNLRALGRMDEAIAALDGLLALGLDRYPELVSMAINRDEMVIASGRYQAGYDSLSDLEARHADQLSSYGRMWVWANEDCALRALGRNDDAKATEAKLATKPDDNWSAATAAAACRNDSNAIADMLVARLRDDAARPMALGLFITFEGREAHTPLETAMRAAVAKARAVPEVQAEFRKYGRAIRYAGTTKGWSEF from the coding sequence ATGGCCAGCTTTCTCGCGATTCCGGGCCATACGGCCGACAGCGGTGCCGCGACCGCGCCGGACACGAAGCTCTCGATGTCGGCGCGAACGATTCCGGCCGAGCCGGTGCCGTCATGGATACGCGAACGCACAATCCCCGAGGCGACCAAGGCGCGGCTGGACGGCGCGCAGGACGGCATCGCCTATCTGCTGAGCGATGAGCAGTACCGGACCCGCGCCGATGGCCACGACAGCTGGTTCCGCCTGTCGACGGAGGTGACCAACCGCAGCGGACTGGAAGCGGCCGGCCAGATCTCCATCACCTACGATCCTGGGTTCGAGAGCGTGGGTGTCAACTTCGTCCATCTGATCCGCAACGGCAAGATCATCGATCTGACCGGCAGCACGCAATTCCGCGTCGTCGAGCATGAGGAGGATCTGGACGACGGCATCGTCAGCGGCACGCTCAAGGCCATCGCGAACCTGCCGGATGTGCGGGTGGGCGACATCATCGATTATGCGACCACCACGCATACACGCACCAGCCTGTGGCCGGGCCATGCCTTCTACCACCTGTCGCAGCGTTATTCCGATCCCTTGGCGATGCGCGCGCTGCGCTTCGTCTGGCCTGCGGGAATGGCGCCCGACGTCAAGGCGATCAACAGCGACGTCTCCGTCGCCCGGCATACCAGCGCCGACGGCACGGACTGGGAGTGGACGGCCATCGATCCGCCGGCGATGCAGGCGGAGGACGACGTTCCCTACACGGCGTTCCAGTGGGGCCGCATCGACATATCGACGATGAAGGACTGGGCGGAACTGGCCCGGTGGGCGACAGGTCTTTATCAGGGCGACGAGAGCCTGCCCCAGGACTTCTCCGCGCGGCTGGATGCCATCGCGAAGGCCTTTCCGGCGCCCGGCGACCGGCTGACGGAAGCCGCCCGCTACGTGCAGGACAATATTCGCTACGTCGGCGAGGAGATGGGCGAAGGTTCCTATGTGCCGCGCCGCCCCAGCACGGTGCTCGCGCGGGGATATGGCGACTGCAAGGACAAGAGCCTGCTGCTCGCCGTGGCGCTGCGCCGGCTGGGTATCGACGCGGTGCCGGCGCTGGCCGCCACCAAGACGGGCGATCGCCTGCCGGACAGGCTGCCGTCCCCGCTCGACTTCGATCATGTGGTCGTGCGCGCGGTGATCGACGGCAAGGTGATGTGGATCGATGCCACCGGGACCCATCGCGGCGGACGCGGTACGGCGATCGTGCCGGCGGACTTCGGCTATGCCCTGCCGATCCGCGTCGGCCAGACCGGGCTGGAGCATATGGACGGCTATGCCACCCATGTCGGCGACGTCAGCATCGTCGAACAGTTCAGCGTCGATGAAACCTCCGCCACGCCGCTGACCCTGCATGTCGAGACCCGCTCGACCGGTGCGCGCGCCGACAGCAGCCGCGCGACCTGGGCGGCCAGCTCCGTGGCGAAGATCGCGGACGGCAACGTCGAATTCTACCGCCGACGTTTCCCCGGACTGGTCGAGAGCAAGCCGCTGCAGTTGAGCGACGATCGCGACGGCAACACGACGACGATGATCGAGAATTACAGCATGTCGCGGGACGCGTTCGCCAAGGCTGGCATCCTCGCGAAGATGATCACAAGGGCCTATTTGCTGCAGGGCGTGCTGCCGGATCGGCAGCCCAATCCGCGCGTCCAGCCGCTCGGCCTGAACTATGATCTGGTGGACGAGCAGACCATCGACCTGCACGTCAAGGGCCGGGTGCTGGACCCGATGGCGGACCTCGATACCAAGGCGGGGCCGATCGCTTTTTCCCGCCACACGACGAAGCTGCCCGACGGCTTGAGGATGGTCTACCGGCTCGATACCGGCCCCCGCTATTTCGTGTCCGCGAAGGATGCCGAAGCGGTCTACGCCGTATCGGATCGGATCAAGGACGAGACCGGCATCGAATTCTATCTCGACAAGTCACCGCAGGCCGCACCCGTCCCGCAAGGTATCGACGCTGCGAGTTGGGAGCCGATCCGGCCCGACATGGCGAAGGCGGGCGACCTCATGCAGAAGACCGATCAGCCTTCCAAGTTGGCGGCGCTGTCGCTGCTGTCCGCCTTGTCGGACAAGGTGGCGCATCCTTCTGCCGTTGCCGGCCTGATCGACGGGATGAAAGGCGCGGTTCTCTCCGACCTGCAACGGCCGCAAGCCGCGCTGGCGGCGCTGCAATCCTCGGCCGCGCAATATCAGGGCAATGCCGCCATCCTTCGCCTGTGGATCGCCTACGAACTGGATCTCGGCACCGGCGAGTCCGTGGCCGCGGCGATGCAGAAAGTGGCGAAGTCGCAGCCCGATGCCCTCGCGGGGATCGATCGCCAGTGGGTGCGCATCGCGATGCAGAAGGTGCAGAAGCTGCCGTCCGCGAAGCGCGAGGCCGCGCGCGGCGACATGTGTATGGCGCTTGCCGGCGTCGGCTGGCAGCAGCAGCCGCGCACCGATTTCGGCGATGACACACTCGGTTGCGCGATCACCGCGGAAAGTCTGCGCGGTGATCTGAGCGATGCGCGCGCGGGCCTCGCCAAGGATCCGCCGACAGACACGCTGGTGACCCTCGCGATCGACCGGCGCCACCAGGCGCTCTGGCCCGACATCGACCGGAACGCCGGCGACGGTTTCCGCAAGAGCCTGGAAAGCGAGGCGGACCGTGCAACCGCCGCCGCCAAGGCGTCACCCAAGGACTATGAGGTGGTGGCCCACCAGATGCAGGCACTTCGTGCGTTGGGTCGCTTCGCGGATGCGCTGCAGGCCGGAGAGGCGCTTGCCAGGGACAAGACGCAGATCGAGGTGACGGGAAACGACGCCTTCTGGCTCGTCAACGAATATGCGTCGAACCTCCGTGCGCTCGGCCGGATGGATGAGGCCATCGCCGCTCTGGACGGCCTGCTCGCGCTCGGTCTCGATCGTTACCCCGAACTCGTCTCGATGGCGATCAATCGAGACGAGATGGTGATCGCGTCCGGCCGTTATCAGGCCGGCTATGACAGCCTTTCCGATCTCGAGGCCCGTCACGCCGATCAGCTTTCCTCCTACGGCAGGATGTGGGTGTGGGCGAACGAGGATTGTGCGCTGAGAGCGCTGGGGCGCAACGACGACGCGAAGGCGACAGAAGCCAAGCTGGCGACCAAGCCCGACGATAATTGGAGCGCGGCCACCGCCGCTGCTGCGTGCCGCAACGACAGCAATGCCATCGCAGACATGCTGGTGGCGCGCTTGCGGGACGATGCTGCGCGACCCATGGCGCTCGGTCTCTTCATCACCTTCGAGGGACGGGAGGCGCACACCCCATTAGAGACCGCGATGCGCGCGGCGGTCGCCAAGGCCCGCGCGGTTCCGGAAGTTCAGGCGGAATTCCGGAAATATGGCCGCGCGATCCGCTATGCGGGGACGACGAAAGGATGGAGCGAATTCTGA
- the virB11 gene encoding P-type DNA transfer ATPase VirB11, whose product MSSVEALPVSGGVYLDAYLAPLKPWLAREDVTEILVNRPGEIWVEAAGAGMSRVALPEIDDRHLQRLAEQVARISHQGVNRERPLLSAVLPDGARVQFVAPSATRAHWALAIRRHRLVDLPLSAYDHGPLLTDATREPMPDPQVDPVAFLARAVRDRRTILISGGTSSGKTTFLNALLREVPADERIVLIEDTPEVRLRHANSLGLVAVKGELGEARIGTDDLLHAALRLRPDRIVVGELRGRETVSFLRAINTGHPGSFSTIHASSPAGALEQLALMVMQAGLGLDRADTLAYARSMIDVIVQLGRANGRRGITALEWISRDRH is encoded by the coding sequence ATGAGCAGCGTCGAGGCCCTGCCGGTGAGCGGCGGCGTCTATCTCGACGCCTATCTGGCCCCCCTCAAGCCCTGGCTCGCGCGAGAGGACGTGACCGAGATCCTCGTCAACCGCCCCGGCGAGATCTGGGTCGAAGCGGCGGGCGCGGGCATGAGCCGCGTCGCGCTGCCCGAAATCGACGACCGCCATCTCCAGCGCCTCGCCGAACAGGTGGCGCGGATCAGCCACCAGGGCGTGAACCGCGAGCGCCCCCTGCTCTCCGCCGTGCTGCCAGATGGCGCGCGCGTGCAGTTCGTGGCGCCCTCCGCGACGCGCGCGCATTGGGCGCTGGCGATCCGGCGCCACCGCCTCGTCGATCTCCCTCTCTCGGCCTATGACCACGGCCCGCTCCTGACCGATGCCACCCGTGAGCCGATGCCCGATCCACAGGTCGATCCCGTGGCTTTCCTCGCACGGGCGGTGCGCGACCGGCGCACGATCCTGATCTCCGGCGGCACGTCGAGCGGCAAGACCACCTTCCTGAACGCCTTGCTGCGCGAAGTGCCGGCGGACGAGCGTATCGTGCTGATCGAGGACACACCCGAAGTCCGGCTGCGCCACGCCAACAGCCTCGGCCTCGTCGCGGTGAAGGGCGAACTGGGCGAGGCCCGCATCGGCACCGACGACCTCCTGCACGCGGCGCTGCGCCTCCGCCCCGACCGGATCGTCGTCGGCGAACTGCGCGGCCGCGAAACGGTGAGCTTCCTCCGTGCGATCAACACCGGCCACCCCGGCTCCTTCTCCACCATCCACGCAAGCTCGCCGGCAGGTGCGCTGGAGCAACTGGCGCTGATGGTGATGCAGGCGGGGCTCGGCCTCGATCGTGCCGATACGCTTGCCTATGCGCGATCGATGATCGACGTCATCGTCCAGCTCGGCCGTGCGAACGGCCGGCGCGGGATCACGGCGCTCGAATGGATTTCACGCGATCGCCACTGA
- the nagE gene encoding N-acetylglucosamine-specific PTS transporter subunit IIBC → MFAKLNLSLQALGRTLMLPIAVLPVAALILRLGQDDLLGLPFLAAAGSAVFANLGLLFAAGVAVGLARENHGAAGLAGIVAFLIASNGAQALVAVPHTVGAGLDAASQALAVADFRAKSIARLGVPLGILSGLIAGLLYNRYATIRVPEFLSFFGGRRFVPIVSGLAGVGLALVFGYAWPAIGSAIDALSTGLAHAGWIGMFVYGVLNRLLLVTGLHHIINNVVWFIVGSYGGATGDLNRFFAGDPSAGGFMAGFFPVMMFGLPAACLAMYRAARPEQRAGVAGMYLSLALTSFLTGVTEPIEFSFMFVAPVLYALHALLTGAAMALMSLLDVHLGFGFSAGLLDYMLNYGRATHPLRLIPVGLAYAVIYYGIFSFAIRRFDLKTPGRSPEADGAPIRDGGISDRAPLFVTALGGANNLNRVEACTTRLRIQIADSALVDEAALGKLGARGVIRPGPGSLQVVLGPVADQIAGEINAVLGGRREAKPAEVPPQDLVPDGPASIDARLLGMLGGAGNIEDVHRTRDRTLITLRSPVAVAPRIEGIPDARAIAMIDPLHAHLLLNPAR, encoded by the coding sequence ATGTTCGCGAAGCTCAATCTCTCGCTCCAGGCGCTTGGCCGGACGCTGATGCTGCCGATCGCGGTGCTGCCCGTGGCGGCGCTGATCCTGCGGCTAGGGCAGGACGATCTGCTGGGTCTGCCTTTCCTCGCGGCGGCGGGATCGGCGGTGTTCGCCAATCTGGGGCTGCTGTTCGCCGCCGGCGTCGCGGTCGGCCTCGCGCGTGAAAACCACGGTGCTGCGGGACTGGCCGGCATCGTCGCCTTCCTGATCGCCAGCAACGGCGCGCAGGCGCTGGTGGCTGTGCCGCATACGGTGGGGGCGGGGCTGGATGCGGCGAGCCAGGCCCTGGCGGTGGCGGATTTCCGAGCCAAGTCGATCGCGCGCCTCGGTGTGCCGCTCGGTATCCTGTCCGGTCTGATCGCGGGGCTGCTCTATAATCGCTATGCGACGATCCGGGTACCGGAGTTCCTGTCCTTCTTCGGCGGTCGTCGCTTCGTGCCGATCGTCTCGGGCCTTGCCGGCGTCGGCCTTGCGCTGGTGTTCGGCTATGCCTGGCCGGCGATCGGCAGCGCGATCGACGCGCTCAGCACCGGTCTCGCACATGCCGGCTGGATCGGCATGTTCGTCTATGGCGTGCTCAACCGCCTGCTGCTGGTCACCGGTCTTCATCATATCATCAACAATGTAGTGTGGTTCATCGTCGGCAGTTACGGCGGGGCAACGGGCGACCTCAATCGCTTCTTCGCCGGCGATCCGAGCGCGGGCGGCTTCATGGCGGGGTTCTTCCCGGTGATGATGTTCGGCCTGCCTGCCGCCTGCCTCGCCATGTATCGCGCCGCACGGCCGGAGCAGCGGGCCGGCGTGGCGGGCATGTACCTGTCGCTGGCGCTGACATCCTTCCTGACCGGCGTGACCGAGCCGATCGAGTTCAGCTTCATGTTCGTGGCGCCCGTGCTCTATGCGCTCCATGCCCTGCTCACCGGCGCGGCGATGGCGCTGATGAGCCTGCTCGACGTCCATCTTGGCTTCGGATTCTCGGCGGGGCTGCTCGATTACATGCTCAACTACGGGCGCGCGACGCATCCGCTGCGGCTGATCCCGGTCGGGCTGGCTTATGCCGTCATCTATTACGGGATATTCTCGTTCGCGATCCGCCGGTTCGATCTCAAGACGCCGGGCCGCTCTCCCGAGGCGGATGGCGCCCCGATACGTGACGGCGGTATTTCCGACCGGGCGCCACTTTTCGTCACAGCGCTCGGTGGAGCAAACAACCTCAACCGGGTGGAGGCCTGCACCACCCGGCTGCGTATCCAGATCGCCGATTCGGCACTGGTCGATGAGGCGGCGCTGGGCAAGCTCGGCGCACGGGGAGTAATCCGGCCCGGACCCGGTTCGCTGCAGGTGGTGCTCGGGCCGGTGGCCGATCAGATCGCCGGCGAGATCAATGCCGTGCTGGGCGGGCGACGCGAAGCGAAACCGGCCGAGGTTCCACCGCAAGACTTGGTTCCGGACGGCCCCGCCTCAATCGACGCCAGGCTGCTCGGCATGTTGGGCGGCGCGGGGAATATCGAGGATGTCCACCGCACCCGCGATCGCACGTTGATCACCTTGCGTAGCCCGGTCGCGGTGGCTCCCCGCATCGAGGGTATCCCCGATGCGCGCGCGATCGCGATGATCGATCCGCTGCACGCGCACCTTCTGCTGAACCCGGCCCGCTGA
- the ptsP gene encoding phosphoenolpyruvate--protein phosphotransferase, producing MIVTAPCAGWVGPLADVPDPVFADGMMGAGVMIDPVDGIIVAPCDATVIARAASGHSVTLRLANGAELLIHVGIDTVALGGRGFAALVEAGAGVSKGDPLIGCDLDAIARAGCSLRTPIIVINDGFVVAPLETGRMVAAGDPLFTVVSETGVSTVAAADTAARIAEVAVPLAHGLHARPSARLAAIVRGHDADATVLCGPRSANGASVAALMALGASLGDTLRIEARGADAEVLLAAMIAAIESGLGEQPAAIAAPVGEEVSAAVAVAPALLLDGSEVLAGVTGAAGIVIGMVRQLRAAQAALDRPAGSPIDERSALDAARTAAAARLHALEDEASLAQRDILAAHRALLDDPDLAARADGEIAAGASAAQAWRAACRAAAAALATLDNARLRERGEDLLDVERQVLTMLAGGAEAGERYPANTIVVAEALLPTEFLDCAARGAAAICTVGGGATSHVSILAGGMGIPALVAADPRVRLIPDGTAAILDGDRATLHVAPTETARQDLATRIADRRRFHDEAVGRAAEPAATRDGTRILVLANLGDPGGTPGAVKAGAEGCGLLRSEFLFLDRAAPPDEAEQRRQYQAIADALPEGAPLVIRTLDIGGDKPVPFLDMPAEENPALGLRGMRLSLRHPELLRTQLRAILGVTGARGVQTMLPMVIDAEELRAARIIFEEERAAAGLDDAPLGVMVETPAAALLADTLAPHADFFSIGTNDLTQYALAIDRGSVPLARQVDGLHPAVLRLIKSCCFAAARAGRPVSVCGSLGGDPLAVPVLIGLGVARLSVSAGRIAATKAAVRALVLDDCRQFAREACEMASPQAVREAVRTRWPELENWG from the coding sequence GCGGCGAGCGGCCACTCTGTCACGCTCCGCCTTGCCAACGGAGCGGAGTTGCTGATCCATGTCGGCATCGACACCGTCGCGCTCGGCGGGCGGGGTTTCGCCGCGCTGGTCGAAGCCGGGGCGGGCGTGTCGAAGGGTGATCCGCTGATCGGCTGCGATCTCGATGCGATCGCGCGTGCAGGGTGCAGCCTGCGGACGCCGATCATCGTCATCAACGACGGCTTTGTCGTCGCGCCGCTGGAGACGGGCCGAATGGTCGCGGCGGGCGATCCCCTCTTCACCGTGGTGAGCGAGACCGGCGTCTCGACCGTTGCGGCGGCCGATACGGCGGCGCGGATCGCCGAAGTGGCCGTCCCGCTCGCCCACGGTCTGCACGCACGGCCGAGCGCGCGCCTCGCCGCGATCGTGCGGGGCCATGATGCGGACGCGACGGTCCTTTGCGGCCCCCGCAGCGCCAACGGCGCCAGCGTGGCGGCATTGATGGCGCTGGGTGCCAGCCTGGGCGACACCCTGCGCATCGAGGCAAGAGGGGCAGACGCGGAAGTGCTGCTCGCCGCGATGATAGCGGCGATCGAATCGGGACTCGGCGAGCAGCCGGCGGCGATCGCGGCGCCTGTGGGCGAGGAGGTGTCCGCCGCCGTGGCCGTGGCGCCGGCGCTCCTGCTCGATGGCAGCGAAGTGCTGGCGGGTGTCACCGGCGCTGCCGGGATCGTGATCGGCATGGTCCGCCAGTTGCGTGCCGCCCAAGCCGCGCTTGATCGACCGGCAGGCTCTCCCATCGACGAACGCTCGGCTCTGGATGCGGCCCGCACCGCCGCCGCCGCGCGCCTCCATGCACTCGAAGACGAGGCCAGTCTTGCGCAGCGCGACATCCTCGCCGCGCACCGCGCCCTGCTCGACGATCCCGATCTTGCCGCACGCGCAGACGGCGAGATCGCCGCCGGCGCCTCGGCCGCGCAGGCGTGGCGCGCCGCCTGTCGCGCGGCGGCGGCGGCGCTTGCCACGCTCGACAATGCACGCCTGCGCGAGCGTGGCGAGGATCTGCTCGATGTGGAGCGGCAGGTGCTGACCATGCTGGCGGGCGGGGCAGAGGCTGGCGAACGCTATCCGGCCAACACCATCGTGGTCGCCGAAGCATTGCTGCCCACCGAATTTCTCGATTGCGCGGCGCGGGGCGCGGCGGCGATCTGCACGGTGGGCGGCGGCGCTACTTCGCACGTCTCGATCCTGGCCGGCGGCATGGGAATCCCCGCGCTCGTCGCCGCCGATCCCCGCGTTCGCCTGATCCCCGACGGCACCGCCGCGATCCTCGACGGCGATCGCGCCACGCTTCATGTCGCGCCGACCGAGACTGCGCGACAGGACCTCGCGACGCGCATCGCCGACCGCCGCCGCTTCCATGATGAAGCGGTGGGTCGCGCCGCCGAACCGGCGGCCACCCGCGACGGCACGCGCATCCTCGTGCTCGCCAATCTCGGCGATCCGGGGGGCACGCCCGGCGCGGTGAAGGCGGGGGCGGAAGGCTGCGGATTGCTGCGCAGCGAATTCCTGTTCCTCGATCGCGCCGCACCTCCCGACGAAGCCGAACAGCGCCGGCAGTATCAGGCGATTGCCGATGCGCTGCCGGAGGGCGCGCCGCTGGTGATCCGCACGCTGGATATCGGCGGCGACAAGCCGGTGCCCTTTCTCGACATGCCGGCCGAAGAGAATCCGGCGCTCGGCCTGCGCGGCATGCGCCTGTCGCTGCGGCACCCCGAATTGCTGCGCACCCAGTTGCGCGCAATCCTGGGCGTCACCGGCGCGCGCGGCGTCCAGACGATGCTGCCGATGGTGATCGATGCAGAGGAATTGCGCGCCGCCCGCATCATCTTCGAGGAGGAACGGGCGGCAGCTGGCCTTGACGACGCGCCACTCGGCGTGATGGTCGAGACGCCGGCTGCCGCCCTGCTCGCGGACACGCTGGCGCCCCATGCCGACTTCTTTTCGATCGGCACCAACGATCTGACCCAATACGCGCTCGCGATCGATCGCGGCAGCGTGCCGCTCGCACGGCAGGTCGATGGCCTGCATCCGGCCGTGCTGCGGCTGATCAAGTCCTGCTGCTTCGCGGCGGCACGCGCGGGCAGGCCGGTGAGTGTCTGCGGATCGCTGGGCGGCGATCCGCTGGCGGTGCCGGTGCTGATCGGCCTCGGTGTCGCGCGCCTGTCCGTGTCGGCGGGGCGGATTGCGGCCACCAAGGCGGCGGTGCGCGCGCTGGTGCTGGACGATTGCCGGCAGTTTGCGCGCGAAGCCTGCGAGATGGCGAGTCCGCAGGCGGTGCGGGAGGCGGTGCGTACGCGCTGGCCCGAACTGGAAAATTGGGGCTGA